A stretch of DNA from Zootoca vivipara chromosome 16, rZooViv1.1, whole genome shotgun sequence:
ATGTTCTTTGTCAAAAGCGGGTGAGCAAAATGTGTCTTTCCCAAGTGTGGAAAAGTCAATGCCAAGTGTGGTCGCAACTCTGACTATTTCTAAGATTGCTGTTGGTTTGTTTAGCAGCTGTACCGTAGTTGGTGTGCAACATTAATCTTTAAATTGTTTggtgtattttattgatttttctagCTGCCTTGATTATTCTTTTTATggacagattatttttttaatatatcaacatcaacatcaacaacacattcaatacattcatgAAAAAGACTCTGTGCCTTTCCCAGGCGCTTGCTTCCTCAGAAAATCTCTGATCCTGCTGAGAAGCCTCCGTGCAGCTGCCTTTATGTCCTGGTTCCTCAGGCTGTAGATGAAGGGGTTCAGCATGGGTGTGACCACTGCATACAAGAGAGAGATGACGGTGCCTTTCTGGGCTGCGTAAGCAGAGGGAGGCTGGAAATAGAGGGAGCTGATGGTGCCATAGAACAAGACCACTGCAGCCAAGTGGGAGCCACAGGTGGAGAAGGCTTTACGCTTCCTAGCGGTAGGTGGGACTCTCATGATAGCACAGAATATGTGGATGTAGGAGATGAAGATGAGAACAAAAGGCCCTAGGATATCCACAACACCCTCTGTCTGCACCAGGATTTTTATGAGCCCTGTGTCGGAGCAGGAGAGTTCCAAAAGAGGGTAGACATCGCAGAAGAGGTAGGGGATCTCCCTAGAGCCACAGAAAGAGAGGCGGGATACCAGAAGCGTGTAGAGCAAAGAGTGGAGAGCAGAAACGATCCAGGACCCAGATGCCAAAACGATGCAACACTTGTGGCTCATCACGGTGGTGTAATGTAAAGGGCGGCAGATGGCCACATAGCGGTCATAAGCCATGCAGGCCAAGAGGAAATTATCCGTGTTGCCGAATGTCAAGAAAAAATACATCTGGATCAAGCAGCCATTGAAGGAGATGGTCTTGGTTTCGGACATCAAACTCATCAATATCTTGGGAACAGTGGTGGAGGCAAACATGGCATCTGCCAGCGAGAGGTAGCTGAGGAAGAAGTACATTGGGGTGTGACGGAGGTGGTCGTCAAAGCGGATCAGCAGGATTATCAAAAGGTTCCCTAGTAGGGTTAACAGGTAgatgaagagaaaaagaaagaagaggaggctgTGATGTTCTGCTAGGGCAGAGATACCCAAAAGGACCA
This window harbors:
- the LOC118075343 gene encoding olfactory receptor 1361-like produces the protein MARMNQTSISEMVLLGISALAEHHSLLFFLFLFIYLLTLLGNLLIILLIRFDDHLRHTPMYFFLSYLSLADAMFASTTVPKILMSLMSETKTISFNGCLIQMYFFLTFGNTDNFLLACMAYDRYVAICRPLHYTTVMSHKCCIVLASGSWIVSALHSLLYTLLVSRLSFCGSREIPYLFCDVYPLLELSCSDTGLIKILVQTEGVVDILGPFVLIFISYIHIFCAIMRVPPTARKRKAFSTCGSHLAAVVLFYGTISSLYFQPPSAYAAQKGTVISLLYAVVTPMLNPFIYSLRNQDIKAAARRLLSRIRDFLRKQAPGKGTESFS